Proteins found in one Amycolatopsis umgeniensis genomic segment:
- a CDS encoding response regulator transcription factor, whose translation MTLRVLIVDDEPLLRAGLRSLLDNQPDLTVVGEAGDGGEVVDLVRRTHPDVILMDVRMPGVDGIEATRRVLAEVPEPPKVLVITTFDNDDYIYDALLAGASGFLLKRARKEEFAHAIRTIAAGETLLFPDAIRRLVTARPAASGLAPRPSSLTKRETEVLRLIATGMSNVDIAADLVISLETVKTHVGNIFGKLGAANRSQAVVFAYETGIVAPGHSLR comes from the coding sequence ATGACACTGCGGGTCCTGATCGTCGACGACGAACCGTTGCTGCGCGCCGGATTGCGCTCGCTGCTGGACAACCAGCCCGATCTGACCGTGGTCGGCGAGGCGGGCGACGGCGGCGAGGTGGTCGACCTGGTGCGGCGGACGCATCCCGACGTGATCCTGATGGACGTCCGCATGCCCGGCGTCGACGGGATCGAGGCGACCCGGCGGGTGCTGGCCGAAGTGCCCGAACCACCGAAGGTCCTCGTGATCACCACGTTCGACAACGACGACTACATCTACGACGCGCTGCTGGCCGGCGCGAGCGGGTTCCTGCTGAAGCGTGCGCGCAAGGAGGAGTTCGCGCACGCCATCCGGACCATCGCCGCCGGGGAGACACTGCTGTTCCCCGACGCGATCCGGCGGCTGGTCACCGCTCGCCCGGCGGCGTCGGGCCTCGCGCCGCGGCCGTCTTCGCTGACGAAACGGGAGACCGAGGTGCTGCGGCTCATCGCCACCGGGATGTCCAATGTGGACATAGCGGCCGATCTGGTCATCAGCCTCGAAACCGTCAAAACCCACGTGGGCAACATTTTCGGCAAACTGGGCGCCGCCAACCGCAGTCAGGCGGTGGTGTTCGCTTACGAGACCGGCATCGTCGCACCGGGTCACAGCCTGCGCTAG
- a CDS encoding sensor histidine kinase: MVNPLGTLVRIGSYRSVPFGLLGMAMTAIPFPIALIPAILIPGDVKAKIVYGMLAMALLAGLAGLPGPMRRVSIWFANQMLGTRIASPPPQSKVAWAERWRSAAWLIVHTTLGWVLFGLGCFLMIGFVFAIVWAGGGGSPIEFFGERVTIEAGTAGLWTLPIALVTLVVIAYVLAGFTKLFQYCAVALLGPSAAERVAAAEVRANHFEQRNRLARELHDSIGHTLTTSTIQAAAAAELVDSEPQLVRKALGTIEESSRAALEDLDHVLGLLRDDRSSREPERRLVEAATLAERARSGGAVIDYELTGPAAELPATLSREAYRIVQEGLTNALRHAHPGPVTVRVAVLADALRIEIVNPLMEHAAVSGRGGNGLPGLTERVEALRGELVAGPAIDGEPLWRLVTTIPLRSRS, translated from the coding sequence ATGGTCAACCCCCTCGGAACACTGGTCCGGATCGGCAGCTACCGCAGCGTGCCGTTCGGTCTTCTCGGTATGGCGATGACGGCGATCCCGTTCCCGATCGCGCTCATCCCCGCGATCCTCATCCCTGGCGACGTGAAGGCGAAGATCGTCTACGGCATGCTCGCGATGGCCCTGCTGGCCGGGCTCGCCGGGCTCCCGGGACCGATGCGGCGGGTGAGCATCTGGTTCGCCAACCAGATGCTGGGCACCCGGATCGCCTCTCCTCCGCCGCAGTCGAAGGTCGCCTGGGCGGAGCGCTGGCGCTCGGCGGCCTGGCTGATCGTGCACACCACGCTCGGCTGGGTGCTGTTCGGCCTCGGTTGCTTCTTGATGATCGGCTTCGTGTTCGCCATCGTGTGGGCGGGAGGCGGCGGCAGTCCCATCGAGTTCTTCGGCGAGCGGGTGACGATCGAAGCCGGTACCGCCGGACTCTGGACGCTGCCGATCGCGCTGGTCACGCTCGTCGTCATCGCGTACGTCCTCGCCGGTTTCACCAAGCTCTTCCAGTACTGCGCGGTCGCGCTGCTGGGGCCGTCGGCCGCCGAACGCGTCGCCGCGGCCGAGGTCCGGGCGAACCACTTCGAGCAGCGCAACCGGCTGGCCCGCGAGCTGCACGACTCCATCGGCCACACGCTGACGACGTCGACCATCCAGGCCGCCGCGGCCGCCGAACTGGTCGATTCCGAACCGCAACTGGTACGCAAGGCGCTGGGCACCATCGAGGAGTCGTCCCGGGCGGCACTCGAAGACCTCGACCACGTGCTCGGCCTGCTGCGGGACGACCGGTCTTCCCGCGAACCCGAACGACGGCTCGTCGAAGCCGCGACGCTCGCCGAGCGGGCGCGATCCGGCGGAGCGGTGATCGACTACGAGCTGACCGGCCCCGCCGCGGAGCTGCCCGCGACGCTTTCGCGGGAGGCGTACCGGATCGTCCAAGAAGGACTGACGAACGCGTTGCGGCACGCCCATCCCGGCCCGGTGACCGTACGGGTGGCGGTACTCGCCGACGCGCTGCGGATCGAGATCGTGAACCCGCTCATGGAACACGCGGCGGTTTCCGGCCGCGGCGGCAACGGATTGCCGGGGCTCACCGAACGTGTCGAGGCGCTGCGCGGCGAGCTCGTCGCGGGGCCCGCCATCGACGGGGAACCGCTGTGGCGCCTGGTGACCACGATCCCGCTACGGTCGCGCTCATGA